In Pseudomonas hamedanensis, a single window of DNA contains:
- a CDS encoding patatin-like phospholipase family protein encodes MRRLLFCLLLGLLPVLVYASETPRPKVGLVLSGGAARGLAHIGVLKALEEQGIKIDAIAGTSMGAVVGGLYASGYQIDELEKLALNIDWQAALSDAPPREDVPFRRKQDDRDFLVKQKLSFRDDGSLGLPLGVIQGQNLALLLESLLAHTSDTRDFDKLPIPFRAVATDIANGEKVVFRKGHLPQVIRASMSIPAVFAPVELNGRLLVDGGMTDNIPLDVAREMGVDIAIVVDIGTPLRNRKQLSTVVDVLNQSITLMTRSNSEEQLATLKPTDVLIQPALAAFGVTDFGKAQEMIDAGYRATRILDARLAQLKPDESQDAELNAARSPGQRTPVITAIRVENDSKVDDDVIRYYIRQPVGEPLDLSRLHSDMGTLYGLDYFEQVQYRVVHKGQDHTLVISARGKRSGTDYLRVGLNLSDDMRGDSAFNLGASYRVNGINRLGAEWLTRAQIGDKQELYSEFYQPLDVGSRYFVAPYAAFEAQNVDSVLDNDPVAQYRVERYGFGLNLGRQIGNNGEVRFGVGQAWGKADVRIGDQDLPSESFNEGFYSLKYSYDSLDNVYFPHEGKDVSLTFAQFEPGLGSDTRYRQWEFKLDKAMSHGPDTLILGGRYGRTLDDANVVTSSFLLGGARQLSGFREDAISGQNVSLMRAVYYRRLTPRSYLPLDFPLYAGASLERGRAWNNDNEFDSGYINAASVFIGFDTPLGPLNFSYGLNDADEQAVYLNLGQTF; translated from the coding sequence GCGCGCGGGCTGGCGCACATTGGCGTGCTCAAGGCCCTGGAAGAGCAAGGCATCAAGATCGATGCAATCGCCGGCACCAGCATGGGCGCGGTGGTCGGCGGACTGTACGCCTCGGGCTATCAGATCGATGAGCTGGAAAAACTCGCGTTGAACATCGACTGGCAAGCCGCGTTGTCCGACGCTCCGCCCCGTGAAGACGTGCCGTTTCGACGCAAGCAGGACGACCGCGATTTTCTGGTCAAACAGAAACTCAGCTTTCGCGACGACGGCAGCCTCGGCCTGCCGTTGGGGGTGATTCAGGGCCAGAACCTGGCGCTGTTGCTTGAGAGCCTCTTGGCGCATACCAGCGACACCCGGGATTTCGACAAGCTGCCCATTCCGTTCCGCGCCGTGGCGACGGACATTGCCAACGGCGAAAAAGTGGTGTTTCGCAAAGGTCATCTGCCCCAGGTGATCCGTGCCAGCATGTCGATCCCGGCAGTGTTCGCCCCAGTTGAACTCAACGGCCGCCTGCTGGTGGACGGCGGCATGACCGACAACATCCCTCTGGATGTCGCGCGGGAAATGGGCGTCGACATCGCCATCGTCGTCGACATCGGCACGCCGCTGCGCAACCGCAAACAATTGAGCACCGTGGTCGATGTGCTGAATCAGTCAATCACCCTGATGACCCGCAGCAACTCTGAAGAACAGTTGGCCACTCTTAAACCCACCGACGTGCTGATCCAGCCGGCGCTGGCAGCGTTTGGCGTGACCGATTTCGGCAAAGCCCAGGAAATGATCGACGCCGGCTACCGCGCCACCCGAATCCTCGACGCACGCCTGGCTCAGCTCAAACCCGACGAATCCCAGGATGCCGAACTCAACGCCGCCCGCTCGCCAGGTCAGCGCACGCCGGTCATTACCGCGATCCGTGTCGAAAACGATTCGAAAGTCGACGATGACGTGATTCGCTATTACATCCGCCAGCCCGTCGGTGAGCCGCTGGACCTGAGCCGCTTGCACTCGGACATGGGCACCCTGTACGGCCTCGACTATTTCGAGCAGGTGCAATACCGCGTGGTGCACAAGGGTCAGGATCACACCTTGGTCATCAGTGCGCGCGGCAAACGCAGCGGCACCGACTACCTGCGAGTTGGCCTGAACCTGTCGGACGACATGCGCGGCGACAGCGCTTTCAATCTCGGCGCCAGCTATCGCGTCAACGGTATCAACCGCCTCGGCGCCGAATGGCTGACCCGCGCGCAGATCGGCGACAAACAGGAACTGTACAGCGAGTTTTATCAGCCGCTGGACGTCGGTTCGCGCTATTTCGTTGCGCCCTATGCCGCGTTTGAAGCACAGAATGTCGATTCAGTGCTTGATAACGATCCGGTCGCGCAGTATCGCGTCGAGCGCTATGGCTTCGGCCTCAACCTCGGCCGCCAGATCGGTAACAACGGCGAAGTGCGCTTTGGCGTCGGTCAGGCCTGGGGCAAGGCCGACGTGCGCATTGGCGATCAGGATCTGCCGAGCGAAAGCTTCAACGAAGGTTTTTACTCGCTGAAGTATTCTTACGATTCGCTGGATAACGTGTATTTCCCTCACGAAGGCAAGGACGTCAGCCTGACCTTTGCGCAGTTCGAGCCGGGTCTGGGTTCCGACACACGTTACCGGCAGTGGGAATTCAAACTCGACAAAGCCATGAGCCATGGCCCGGACACGCTGATTCTGGGTGGGCGCTACGGCCGCACGCTGGATGATGCCAATGTGGTGACATCGAGCTTCCTGCTCGGCGGTGCGCGGCAGTTGTCAGGCTTTCGCGAAGACGCCATTTCCGGGCAGAATGTCAGCCTGATGCGCGCCGTGTATTACCGTCGCCTGACGCCGCGATCGTACCTGCCACTGGACTTCCCGCTGTACGCCGGTGCTTCGCTGGAACGCGGCCGAGCGTGGAACAACGACAATGAATTCGACAGCGGCTACATCAACGCAGCCAGCGTGTTTATCGGTTTCGACACGCCGTTGGGGCCGTTGAATTTCAGTTATGGACTCAATGATGCGGATGAGCAGGCGGTGTATCTGAATCTGGGGCAAACGTTCTGA
- a CDS encoding FimV/HubP family polar landmark protein, whose product MLASRHVLREGAKWLLFAGVFSYSTWSMALGLGEITVHSALNQPFKADIALVDVGTLTQNELSASLASAEEFGRAGVERVFFLNDLRFAPILRGKRQMIRVTSRKPVSEPFLNFLVQLDQPNGRLLREYTVLIDPPGSPGIVPAIDEPDPPAQTSGFPAVEPATAKPQAAQGKREAAPASPPASPPTATTPVNDGLAEQLAASVLLNQQLQKTVDEQNARLQAQEAQIADGREQVSDLQTRLAELQQPPPVPVAAPIAPPSALAPAAEPEDGVNWPLLAGLLLALGALGALFVQRRRQQAEQAGEPLTQLPQGPEPDADPVDAAAPVTANVTPDHREEPGAGDVLEAVGIYLAYGRLGEAAGLLRDALQKEPERIDLGLQLLEVYGRQGDSAAYDQQESRLRDLGVEDRQLQEARVRHAKLVSTVALAPVVALAPDGGSVPTAPEDDFELNLGELSMDANWDLEASKETPVPPVADENVSLSDLQVLPEGFDLGEVASKDDVELEWFSEPDAQPLDDDFLSEFDDSRRPLMGEPAAGSEKLEQAQTCIDDGDIDSAIALLTELLKEGDEPLKQTARTLLAGIR is encoded by the coding sequence ATGCTTGCAAGTCGGCACGTGCTGCGCGAGGGCGCCAAATGGCTGCTGTTCGCGGGCGTATTCAGCTATTCGACCTGGTCGATGGCGTTGGGGTTGGGCGAAATCACGGTTCACTCAGCCCTCAATCAGCCGTTCAAGGCCGACATCGCGTTGGTCGATGTCGGCACCTTGACGCAGAACGAGCTCTCGGCCAGCCTGGCCTCGGCGGAGGAATTCGGCCGGGCCGGTGTCGAGCGCGTGTTCTTTCTCAACGATCTCAGGTTCGCGCCGATCCTGCGTGGCAAGCGCCAGATGATCCGGGTGACGTCTCGTAAACCGGTCAGCGAACCGTTTTTGAATTTCCTTGTGCAACTCGACCAGCCCAATGGCCGTCTGTTGCGCGAATACACCGTGCTGATCGACCCGCCGGGTTCGCCCGGTATCGTGCCGGCCATCGATGAGCCGGATCCGCCGGCGCAGACTTCCGGGTTTCCTGCGGTCGAACCCGCTACAGCGAAGCCCCAGGCGGCACAGGGCAAGCGTGAAGCCGCGCCCGCGTCGCCGCCCGCGTCGCCGCCAACGGCAACGACTCCCGTCAACGATGGCCTGGCCGAGCAACTGGCCGCCAGTGTGTTGCTGAATCAACAACTGCAGAAAACCGTGGATGAGCAGAACGCGAGGTTGCAGGCACAGGAGGCGCAGATTGCCGACGGCAGGGAGCAGGTCAGCGACTTGCAAACCCGTCTCGCGGAATTGCAACAACCGCCACCAGTGCCCGTCGCTGCGCCGATTGCACCTCCGTCAGCGCTTGCACCTGCTGCCGAGCCTGAGGACGGTGTGAACTGGCCACTGCTCGCCGGCCTGTTGCTGGCGCTCGGGGCGCTGGGCGCGTTGTTCGTGCAGCGCCGGCGTCAGCAAGCAGAGCAAGCGGGCGAGCCGCTGACGCAATTGCCGCAGGGGCCCGAGCCTGACGCCGACCCCGTCGACGCCGCCGCGCCCGTCACCGCCAACGTGACGCCCGACCATCGTGAAGAGCCGGGCGCGGGTGACGTACTCGAAGCCGTGGGCATTTATCTGGCTTACGGAAGACTCGGGGAAGCCGCCGGGCTGTTACGCGATGCCCTGCAAAAGGAGCCGGAGCGCATTGACCTCGGCCTGCAATTACTCGAAGTGTACGGTCGTCAGGGCGACAGCGCCGCCTATGATCAGCAGGAAAGCCGTTTGCGCGACCTGGGTGTCGAGGACCGGCAACTTCAGGAGGCACGCGTTCGCCATGCCAAACTGGTCAGCACTGTCGCGTTGGCGCCGGTGGTGGCGCTCGCCCCCGACGGTGGTTCCGTTCCAACAGCCCCCGAAGATGATTTCGAGCTGAACCTGGGTGAGCTGTCGATGGATGCCAATTGGGACCTGGAAGCGAGTAAAGAAACGCCCGTTCCGCCCGTGGCGGACGAAAACGTCTCACTGTCAGACCTGCAAGTATTGCCGGAGGGTTTCGACCTGGGAGAGGTGGCTAGCAAGGACGACGTGGAACTCGAATGGTTCTCCGAGCCGGACGCGCAGCCGCTGGATGACGACTTTCTCAGTGAGTTCGATGATTCGCGGCGCCCTCTGATGGGGGAGCCGGCCGCTGGTTCGGAAAAGCTTGAGCAGGCGCAAACCTGTATCGATGACGGCGATATCGACAGTGCGATTGCCTTGCTCACTGAATTGCTCAAGGAGGGCGATGAACCGCTGAAGCAAACGGCGAGGACGTTGTTGGCGGGGATTCGCTGA